A part of Liolophura sinensis isolate JHLJ2023 chromosome 1, CUHK_Ljap_v2, whole genome shotgun sequence genomic DNA contains:
- the LOC135462002 gene encoding glutamate receptor ionotropic, kainate 3-like: MAFSRKRKWLSVPFTITSLRENVNDFSVPFLEDSTGILTVSPGYGSNKSLFQTIKSYSVQVWICVLCSVFVIGGTSLVVNRFTPFGRKPEARPFQAKYECSLEDNMWMAYSSVTKLANLAAFLTVSLPPPPINTLGELLAQDKIQPIVQAGKSFETVFKDSTSELYMTAWNRMKHSPQIPVQSQILDLISTGQFAYVGDRPLLDYIASNSCLTFSVAAGSFDAMRYGMVLPQGARYARTVNHL, from the exons ATGGCGTTTTCCAGGAAGCGGAAATGGCTATCGGTCCCCTTCACCATTACTTCGCTGAGAGAAAACGTCAATGACTTCAGCGTTCCCTTCTTAGAGGACAGTACCGGTATCTTAACGGTCTCCCCGGGGTATGGGAGCAACAAGAGTCTGTTCCAGACAATAAAGTCTTACTCCGTTCAGGTGTGGATCTGTGTTCTCTGCTCTGTTTTTGTTATTGGCGGTACCTCGCTGGTTGTGAACCGATTTACGCCAttcgggaggaaaccagaggctCGCCCCTTTCAGGCAAAGTACGAGTGTAGCCTGGAGGATAACATGTGGATGGCGTACAGCTCAGTCACAAAACTAG CCAACCTGGCCGCTTTCCTCACCGTATCCCTGCCACCACCGCCTATTAACACGTTGGGGGAGCTTCTAGCTCAAGATAAGATACAGCCAATCGTCCAAGCGGGAAAGAGCTTTGAGACCGTTTTCAAG GACTCCACATCAGAGCTGTACATGACGGCCTGGAACAGGATGAAACACTCTCCACAGATTCCTGTACAGAGTCAGATTTTAGATTTGATCAGTACGGGGCAGTTTGCTTATGTCGGGGACAGGCCATTGCTAGATTACATCGCCAGTAACAGCTGTCTTACGTTCTCTGTAGCCGCGGGCAGTTTTGATGCTATGAGGTACGGGATGGTGCTTCCACAAGGAGCTCGCTACGCACGGACCGTCAACCACCTGTAA